Part of the Triticum urartu cultivar G1812 chromosome 2, Tu2.1, whole genome shotgun sequence genome, AGATGCAATccttctctctcgttgctagaatctcctagattgatcttggtgacacgtaggaaaattttcaatttctgcaacgatccccaacagtgtTCACTTGTGGGTTGGGGGAGGGGATAGGGTTCCTCTCCCCTATGTGCAGCTGCACGGCGTAGGCGCCTCGGACATGGATTACGATTTTTTGAGCTCTAATCTCGCATATGCTCCAGTTGTTTATCAACTCTGCGTCTGTTTCTTTGGTGCCCTCGTCCTTAAACAGCTTCATTTCTTCGTGTATGGACCATTGAGCTGCGGTGAGGTTCTTTTCTTGGTGATCTTGCACAGTGGGTTGGTCACGCTGAGTATCTCCCAAGGAGCCACAGCATCTCTACCATTCTTTGCTCTAGGGTGAGCTGCTTCAATTTGCGACGGTCCGGCGCCCTTCGATCCAGGGTGAGGGTTAAGGGTCCCCTTCGGAATTGAAGGAGGGTTTGATCATGGTGGTCTCCTTTCGGAGTATATGAGGGCATGTTCATCTTCGCTGGGTGTGATTCCCTCTTGAAGCTCGCTTGTTGTCATGCTTTGGTGGATCATTCGCGTCGAAGGGCTCCATCAACATTTAGCTAGTCCTCATGTAGATCCCTTGTGTTGTCTGTTGTGGTGCCTGTAAACTGTTTTTGTAGCACCTTGTATCTGCCGTTTTCAGTTTCTTTGTTTCTCTTTTCCGTTGTATGTGGTTGATGTAATTCCTGGCCGGTTGATGGCTTCGTTAATTCAAAGCCGGACTCTTCTTAAGCCTTCGTTCCAAAAAAAAGATATTAAGGTGCGAAATATGCACTTCTCAATTAGTTGAAGGACTAAAAATATAATGTTTatttctctcttcttcttcttttttgtaATAATATAAAGTCCTGCTAGAACTAAGAACTACCAATAATTATTTGTGAGAAAAATAGGCAAACTACCATTGGGGAAGGATTCCTTTTGCACAGCCACATAATAATTAAGTTGTACTCGCTCCATTTCCTTTTACTTCGCATACAAGATTTAGTCAAAGTCAAACTatacaaagtttgaccaaatttataaaaaaaatataaacatCTACAATATtaaaactatatagtatgaaaataCGTCTCATGGTGCATcgataatattgatttcatattgtggatgtttatattttttaatataaagttagtcaaactctataaagcttgactttgaTCAAACCTTATATGCGGACTAAAAAGAAACAGAGTGAGTATTAGAACCATTCCTCGTCTTCCTACGTTAATTGACAAGTCCATTTCATTGATCATGCTTTGCATATCATGGTATACTGCTGGTTTGCACCTAGCTAGCTAGCACGTTCATTTATGCATGCATAGTTACATACATACATACGTGCGTGCAGGCTTTATTATTATCGGGCATGCTATGTATCCAGCGAGGAGCTCAATTAGTTGAGCACCCTGCAGTTGATCCTGACGTTGCCGTCGGGGTTGAGGTTGAGGTCCAGCTGCCCCATCCTCCCCATCCCCTGCACGAACGTCTCGAAGAAGGCGTCCGGGCTGTCGGCGAACTGGTTCACATACTTGGCCGTCTCCTGCGACCCGGTGAGCAGCGTCTGGTCGGACGTGAGCAGCCCCCTCCTGGTCTGCAGGCCCTTGAAGTACTCCACGTCGAAGGCGTTGCTGGTGGCGTCGAGCTTGGCcgtgccgccgtcgccgccggccTTGCAGGTCTTGGCCAGGGACGCCGCCATCCCGGCCTCCAGCGTGGGGTCCACCCCGTTGCCGGCCTTGCCGAAGCCGCTGAGCCGGTTCTTGAAGTTGGCGCAGTGGGCCTGGCCCAGCGTGTGGCCGCCGGAGAGCGCGACGAGCTCCGGCACCGTGAAGCCGTGGTCGCCGACGAACACCTTGATGAGCTCGGACGCCTTGAGCGTGGCGGCGGGCAGCGCGGAGGTGTCGTCGGCGCGGGAGAGGGAGCCGTCCTTGCGGCCCGTGGGCACGTCGTAGTAGGGCCCTCCGGCCATGTAAACGGAGTCCCGCGCGGCGAGGGCGAGCACGTCGGCGCAGGAGACGGTCGCCGGGCACTGCGCCTCGAGGGCGGCCTTGACGGCGTCGATGACCTGGAAGCCGCGGAGGGACTTGTTGGTGAGCGCGTCCTTCTCGGCGGTGCCGTGGGCCTTGGTGGAGTCGAGGAGCACCGAGGCGTCGCAGCCGCGGACGAAGCAGTCGTGGAAGTGGAGCCGGAGCAGGGACGCCGCCAGGGTGGGGTCCTTGGCAATCGCGGCGCTGACCACGTCGCGCACGATCTCGGCGGCGTACGGGCACGTCATGGAGTAGTACTCCATGCTCAGACCCTCACCACCGGGAGGGCCCATGCCGCCACCTCCTCCGCCTCCCCCTTGTCCATAGTCACCGTACCCACCGTCGTATCCgtacccaccgccaccaccaccgtatcctcctcctcctcctccataccca contains:
- the LOC125534623 gene encoding peroxidase 47-like — protein: MGKATMNIKPPTSAALASVLMLLLAASGSVAAQGRGGGGGYGGGGGGYGGGGYGGGGGGGYGGGGGGYGGGGGGYGYDGGYGDYGQGGGGGGGGMGPPGGEGLSMEYYSMTCPYAAEIVRDVVSAAIAKDPTLAASLLRLHFHDCFVRGCDASVLLDSTKAHGTAEKDALTNKSLRGFQVIDAVKAALEAQCPATVSCADVLALAARDSVYMAGGPYYDVPTGRKDGSLSRADDTSALPAATLKASELIKVFVGDHGFTVPELVALSGGHTLGQAHCANFKNRLSGFGKAGNGVDPTLEAGMAASLAKTCKAGGDGGTAKLDATSNAFDVEYFKGLQTRRGLLTSDQTLLTGSQETAKYVNQFADSPDAFFETFVQGMGRMGQLDLNLNPDGNVRINCRVLN